Genomic DNA from Methanobacterium bryantii:
AAAATGCAGATGAAGCAGCAAATAACTTGTCTGGAGATCTTGAAAAGGTAGATGGAGCAGGTGTTGAAGAAGTATCTGATAGCGCAAGTAATGCGTCTGATGAAATGGATAACGCAAGTACTGCGGGGGAAGGATTAAGTGCTGTTGCAACAGGACTCGCAAGTGCAGGTATAGTATCTACAATGCTTTCATGGGCAGATACAAGTGGTAATGTAAGTAGCCAATGGTCAAGAATGGCCCTTGCAATGAAAAGCACAGGATTAACCGCTGCACAAGTACAACAAACATACAGCCCACTTGTAACTCAAATAGCAAAAGACACGGGGCGTTCTGGAGGGCAAATAAGAGAATTCTTCATACAAATGGCCAACAGTGGAGTTACCAATTCGGAAGTACTTAAAAGCTCATTCGAAGGAATAGCTGGAGCAGCATTTGTAACTGGTAGAGATGTGAACAATGTTGGCGAAATGTTCTCCAGATTTGTAAAATCTGGTAATATAGATGCTAGACGTTTAGCCAGTCAATTCGCGATGTCATTGCCAGAAGTAGGAAATGCAATGCGACAATTAGGCTTTGATGTAAGTGATAATGAAGAAGATATAAAAGAAGCTTTTAAAAATATGGATGAAACAACCCGTGCAAGAGTATTAGGTACTGCCTCTTCTATTAAGAGTGGATCTACAGCTAATGATGAATATAAAAAGTCATGGGACGGTATGAAACAGCAGATGGACAAAGCCCAAGCAGGATTATTTAAATTTGTAGGAGATTTAATATTACCTACATTGATCCCTGCATTAAAATTAGCAACTGACGGGCTTAACTCAGTTACTACTGCATTTAAAAGTGCTCCTGCTCCAGTACAACAAATATTTGGAGTTTTGGGATTATTAGGTGGAAGTTTCATAGCCTTGGTTTTAGCTATTAGTTCTATTCGTAGTGCATGGAACTTTTTACAGATAGGCAAAACTGTGGGGGACTTAAAAAGTTTGGGAAACGCAGCATTACACCCATCACAAACATTGCAAACTTTAAAAACGCGTATAAATGGAGTAGGCCCCGCTACAAGAGTGGAATCGGTTAAAAGATCATTCCAAGGTTTAAGCCAATCTATATCAAATGCAGGGAGTACGACTAAGAAATCTTTAACCAGTGCAGGATCGACAATAACTAGTTTTGCCTCAAATGCAGGTAGTAAAATAAAAGATGTTGGAACTGCCTTTATCAATTCAGGTAAAAGTGCTTTGACAGCAGGTGCAAACTATGTAAAAAGTGGAGTTATGGCTGCTGCAAGTGCTATAAAAACGGGAATATTGACATTGGCAACATGGGCGCAGACAGCAGCACAGGCGGCTTTAAATTTTGTTATGAGTTTAAATCCGATCACAATCGTTGTAATTGCAATTATCGCCTTGATAGCTGTATTAATTTATCTATGGACTACAAATGAAGGATTTAGAAATGCCCTTATCGGAGCATGGACAGCCATAGCTGGCTTTTTCGGCAATATCGGAGGGGTAATTTGGGGATATTTAGTAGGATTAGTAACTAAATTCCTTGCTTTCAGAGCTAGTATAATCAACACTATTATTTCCACATTCAGCAATGTAGTAAATACGGCTAGGAGTTATGTAAGTAGATTACCTGGAATTGTTTGGAATGAAATGATAAACATTGGAAATAAAATTGCAGGTGCCGCAGGTTACATATTTTCACAAGTCCAAGCCGTGTTTGGTAATATTGTTAAATGGGCTATGCAAGCATTAGGTATAGCCAGCCCGGGACATATCGCTCGTGCTATTGGTGGTGAAATGGGTTATGTTGTTGATGGAATAGTAAGCGCTCAAAGTAATGCTAATGCTGCTGCAAAAGGGTTAGGTGCATCTATCCTTTCAGGTTTTGGAAGCCCTAGTTTATCAGTAGCGACCCCTACAGGATATGGGTCTGCTAGTCTTGGTTTTGACGCTACAGAAATAAACAATAGTCTTACAGCTACTTCAAATGGGAATAACCAACGTCCTATTGTACAATACATAAATCAGGAAGGGATTATGAGCGAAGCAGAAGCAGCGGATCGTATTGTTAAAGCAGTTAAAGAACAATTATGGAAAGAGAATTTAATTGCAGGTAAAAGTGGATAAACATGACTATAGATACAGATTTGATTCAAAGGAGAGATGGACGAAAATATACTATTCTACTTCTAAATGGAATGGATATTAACGCTATTGATGAAAGTATTAAAGAAGTTAAGGATATGCAGCACTCTACAAATGTTCATATAGGAGTAACAGCTAGTGATACCACATTCATATCTGAAGCAGGGCGTAAATTAACCTTTAAATCAATAGTACATGCACTTGAAACAAGCAGTCATGGAAAAGAACACCGAATACAAGACTATCAAGCTATGGCAGATATAGTTAAAAAGACTCCCAAATTTTTAGTTAGTAATTCCTATGCAAAATACAATGGAAAATACATCATAACCAAGTTTGACAAAGAAGAAGATAGTGGAGGTAACTTTGAAATTGACTGGGAGTTACAAGAAGTTATCCCCGCTCCTGTTACTGCTAAAACTTTTAGGGTTTGGGGCAAAGCTCCATCTAACCAGCCAAGTACTACTACTCCATCTAAAGCCACATGCTCCGCTAACACTCAATACTTACTAACTAAATGCCCTACAATGAGCCGTAAGCAATATGAATCTAAAAAAGGTGTAGCATGTGTCAAACGATTACAAATATTCCTCCAAGCTGGAGGATACTATCTAAAGTATAAGCTTGATGGTTGGTTCAGTAAATACACAGAACAAGAGCTTAAAAAAGCACAACAAAAACGTAAATTACCACAAACCGGAGTATGGGATACAAAAACAATAGCATTCTACAAAAAATTATACGACATAAAATAAGAAAAGGGCGTGTTTTATTATGACTTCTGTTATTTACCATTCACATTCCACAACAAAAGGCACAGCTAACTTTAAAACCATCCCTTTTAATAATGCGAGCATTGAATTCAACAGCGCAAAAGCCAGCACAGCCAATTTTAACTCAATCCAAAAACTGAATGAAGGTGACAGAATTCGTATTATTGGAAATAATCACCGTCCATTTGGAGGGCAGATAATTAAACCCGGATCTAAACTTAAAGATGGGGCTTATTCTTATGAATGCGTTGATTATACTCGTCTTTTCTTCGGGAAATCATATACAACATGGTCCGGAGGAACAAGTGATGGAATTATTAAAGCAATACTTAACAGTTTAAATTATTCAACAGCCGGAATTGAAAAAACAAAAGCTGTACATGGACAATTAATTTGGAAAAATGTAGTTAGATGGGATATAATACAACAACTACGTTGGTTAGATTACAAAGCAGGGCAATTAATAGAATGCTATGTAAATGCAGATGGAATACTGATTTATAGGCCGTTACCTCAAACACAGGAAGGTTATATTTTCAAATCCGCATATGATTACAGTCAAGAATATGACGCAAGTAATATAATCACCGGCGCTACTGTTCTTACAAAAGAAGGGGATACAATTTCAAATGTTCAAAATGACAACCTCGTAGCAGTGTGGGGACAGATTTTTGATAGGGAAGAAGGTTGTTAAAACCATGTCCGTAATATACAAGGGATTTAAAGTTTTAGCAGGGGTTAAATGGGTTGTAACACAATCATCCATAACTATTACTTGTTATCCTAAAAAGTCAAGCGTTCCATATAAATTAACTACTAAATCATGGAAAAACTATTGCCCCACATGCAAAAGAAGCGGTACATTAACTGGATTCGGACAAGGAACACTCTCAAATGGACGAGGCAAATTTGGAGTCGAAGGAGGTATCGCCTGTTTAAAATGTGATGCTGATTTCTGCGGAGTAACAGGACGAGATACATATCCCGGATCCACACGTAAATTAACACCTGCGGGAACTATCAACAGTGCAACTTCTTCAGCTTCAAGTGTTGTTGCTGCTAAATGCGAATTAACGAAAGCAGAAGCAATAAGCAAAGCAAATAACTATTATAAAGCAAACAGTAAGTCAAAATATAAAGGTACATTAACACTCCAAATGCTCCCTAAATTGAAAGCAGAACAATACTGTCTTTTACAATTGGAAAAATTCAAAGATAATAGACAGTCTAGGTATTGGATTGACAGCGTTAAAGTTGATATTAGCAATCAAACTATGACCGCCGAGTTATTAGAATCTATGCCTATGCCCGATCAAGAGTATAAAAGCGACTCAAAAACAACAAGTACAAGTAGTAATATTGCAATTAAAGCCGGGACAGCGATTGAAAGAACATTAATGTTAAAAGGAAAAGAATTAGGCAGTATTGATGCTATTTATAAATGGCTCAAAGTGCATGGCAGTGGAGGATTCATTTATTCATTTTATTACGATCATTGGAAAGGGAAAGGCAGTTGTTACAATAAAGATACATCTGCAATGCAAACATGCTGGAATCAGAAGAAAGCTAATTGTACTGATTTCGCATGGATATTTTACACAATGTGTTTAGGTATAGGGGTTAAAGTTCGCATTATGCATGGAAAAGCACGATTTGGATTAAGCACATACGGTCATTTATGGAATACTTATAATGGTAAAATTTATGATTGTTCAAGTGACGGTGCAAGTAATTATAATGCTGATAGAACGGTGATATAAATGAATGAAGACATTTTTGGGATAGATTACAGTTCAAACGGAGAACTAACTTCAACAGGTGACTTAATGCTAGTATCAGGTTTAGATAATGCCAAACAAGCCATACACAATAGGTTACTTACAGATATTATTATTTATGATTATCTTGAAGACTATGGCTGTAACCTTGATGAATTGGCGGGGGAACCTACTAACCATAACAGTTTACAATTGCTTGATTTAATTATCAAAGATTCATTAAACCTTGAACCAAGAGTACGGGAAGTTTTAGAACTTGAATGTTCCTTTGAGGGCAAGGCTATTATTGCTGAAATGAGTTTGTTACTTGTTGATAAGAGCGTAATTGATTTAACAGTCACAAATGAGGGAGGACTAATAAATGTATGAAGATTTATATTTCACAAAACCAACAGGGGAAATAGTTAATTTATCCGACATAGTAAATGACCTTCTTGAAATACAACAACAAGCACAACTCGAAGGATTAAACAAAGTAACAGACTACACCCCTGGTTCACAGGCTTATCACGCACTATACCAACAGGCATTAATTATTTTCCAACAACTTGAAAGAATTAATGAATCAGAAATTAACACCCTCCCATTTAGCATGACAGGGGATTATCTCGACTATTGGGGAAATTCAATAGGGGTACCGCGTAATGGTGAAGTTTCAAGTAGTGGAGTTATTGTGATTGCACTTACCAGTCCCGCAACAGAAGATATTACTTTTACTGAAGGTTCGATCGCATCAACTCAAGACTCAGTAACTTTCGTATTAGACGAAGATGCAACTATTGTAAAAGACAGTTCAACCGTACAGGTAAAAGTTGTATGTACTATTTCAGGGACTGTAGGTAATGTCCTTGCTGGAGCTATCGACACAATGATAACAGATTATCCTTACGATTTAACTATTACAAATCCAAACGCATTTACCAATGGTGAAGATGAAGAAGACAATGAGTCATATCATGAAAGATTATTAGGCGCACCTGACAACTTCCCCCCCGGTAGCAAAGGATGGTATGAAGCAACAGCAAACAGTGTAGATAATATCCATGACAGTTACTTCATTAACCGTCCAGCAGATCAAACTGCTACCGTTGGACTTGTTTTTAACTGTAAAGATAAATCAATAGTTTCAACTACATTAGCAGCATTAACAAGCTTATTTAATACAGATAAATATAATGTAGGGGGAATCGACCTTATATTAACCCCTGCTACAGAAGTATCAGTATTCACATCAAATACTATTCAAGTACAGATTGGCAGTAATTATACTTGGAGTGCTATTAAAAACAAGATAATTACTGTTGTTGAATCATATTTTACAAGCCGTAATTTAGGGCAAAGTTGGAGTACTGACGACATTAAATTTTTAATAGCCAGTATCGAAGGGGTAACTAATGTAGTTATAAGTCCATCTGCTACCGCTGATTGTTCTGTGTACGAAGTATTTACAACAGACACATCCACATTGGATACTCGAATTACAGAGGTGACCTAATTGCCATATGACGATTCTAGCTTGAGAGGTGATGAGGTATGCCTTAATATGGATGAACAAAACAATTTCATGAATCCCCATTCACCTACTGGCTTTTTTTTCTATAATTTATATAAAGGTTTTGATTTAGTCGATGACCATATAGGGGAAAGCATCAATAATCGTGTTCTTTTAAGCGCAACAGGCTTATATCTTGATATTAATTGGGGTAAAAAATATAAAATTAAAAGGAATGGTTTAACTGATGATATTTATCGTAAAGTCTTAATCGCAGTTAGCTATGAATCAATAACTATATATGGAATCAAAAACACGTTATCTACTATTTTTGGATGTAACTATGGCGATATAATTATATCAGATGATGTAAGCAATGTTATAACTGCAACAGACAATATTACTGTTGAAGAGTATGATACAGTAGCAGATTATTCAACCGATCCCGAAACCATTGAAAAAACAGTAACTGATAGGCTACAAAAAAGCGTCGGTAGTTTAACCGTGAAATATCCTCATGGATTAAATACTCAGGTTGATGAAGATACAACGCTTGTAGATTTGATTAAACCATATATCGGTCTTGTTAATATTACTTATAAAGAGTATGTTATTTAGGGGATATGTATATGGTTGATATAGATACTGAACGATTAGAATTAGCTATTAAGGGTTGTATGGATGAAGTTTTCTGGGATAAAATTAATTTTTCAAAGCTAGTTAATAATTGTCAAATAGTAAACGATGAAACGGCAATACAAATAACTGGCTCAAATTTTGTTTTTATTTTCGATATAGACACTTACGAATTAATAGATGGGAAAGGTGACGATATACGTGTCACAGTTTAATTATAGGAGATGTAAAAAATGGTAGAAGATGTTAATGAATATTTCACAGCAGACGACCCCAATTATGCAGAAAGACTGAATAATCCAAACATTTTAACAGATATAATCACAATCAAACCAAAAATAACCCTTCCAGAAGCATTTAAAACAGGGGAATACCCAACTACTGAAAATAAAACCAAAGCACTATTTAGTATTGTACAGGTTATGAATAACACATGTACCAACACAGGTGATGGTTTTACAGCATCAGCTAATGATCAGAGCTTTACTTTACGTGTGTATCCTAATTTCAGCAGTTTTAAGTGGTGGAATAGTATAACTTTTGCTAAAACTGGAACTGTAACCTGTTCAATGAAAGATAGTGAAACAGGAACAGAATTAATAGCAAGTATTACAAGTGGAGCTAACTTAAATACGTATAATATTGAACATAAGCCAGTTGATATTATATTCACACTTCAAAATGGAGCTAGAGTAACTGATATAACTTTTGAATATCAGAACCAAGCTAAAATAAGCGGATCTGAATTTAGCATACCCAAAGACAATATAACTGGTTTAGTTTCTGAATTAGCTGCTAAAGCTAATCAATCAGATATAACTGCAATAAACAATGCTTTAGCAGGTAAAGCATCTTTATCGGATATAACTTCAATAAACAACGCACTTGCAACTAAATTAAATAGTAGTGTATATACTGCTTCGGATATAAAATCAAAACTTTTAACTGTCGATGGTGCGGGATCTGGAGTTGATACTGATTTTTTCAGAGGGATCGATCTAAATAAATTCATGTATGTAAATCCAACCGTTATTCCTTCTAGTGCCGATTTAAATACTTATATGAGTACAGGTATCTATCTTCAACCTTCAAATGCAAATGCTGCAAATGGTTCAAATTACCCTGTTCCTTACGCTGGAGTTTTAGAAGTATTTACATATAGTACATCAATGGTATGGCAGAGATATACATTATTTGAAGCTTATAAAACCACAGTTTACGTGAGGGGGTATTATAATGGAGGTTCCGGTGGAACCTGGAACTCATGGAATAAACAATGGGATTCAGAAAATGATGGATCTGGCTCTGGAATGGATTCAGATACAGTTGATAATAAACATGCTTCTGATTTTGTACTAGCAACAGAATACACAGCTGCAAATATTGCAAGCAAAGTATTCGATTTACTCTACCCTGTAGGTTCAATAGTAGAATTTGCAACAAATATCAACCCAAACAGCCTATCTGGATGGAAAGGAACATGGACACAGATAAAAGACAAATTCACCCTAGCAGCAGGGGACATATACACAGCAGGGCAAACCGGGGGAAGTGCAACGCACACATTAACAGAGGCACAAATGCCAGTACATAAACATGATGTATCTATCCCTTCATCAGGACAAACTACTACACCGGCAGGAGGTAACAGTGCGACAGGTTCATCTGGAGCGCATACGCATTCAATTAACTACAAATTACAATCTCCAACAAATGGTTCGGCTGTAAGGTGTACTGATGTCGGGGATGCTTCTAATTCAGATGTTATCAACTCTGGAGGCGCACATACACACAGCACACCCGCACATACACATACAGTACCTAACCATTCACACAGTGTAAATGAGTCAAATAAAGGGTCTGGAGTAGCACATAATAATATGCCTCCTTATTTGGTGGTTTCTAAGTGGAAAAGGACAGCATAATTAATTAGGTGATCACATGACAGGTTTATCTGATTTAATATGTACAACTACTCAAGACGTAAATAAAACAATAGGGAATGAATATGCCACTGTAACAAAAGTTAATGCTAATAAAACAGTTAATTTGCATTTAGATTCAGTTAATGAGGATTTAGGTGACTTAACTAACATTAAAGTTGTCACAAATTTAGATTTAACGAAAGACGATAAGGTTATTGTATCTTATTTGGATAATGATGCGAATAATCCAGTTGTAGTGGGTATGATAAACCCCACATCGCCAACTGGTGGCGAAAATGGACGTAGTATTGTAAGCATAGAAAAGGTTGAAACTGACGGATTAGTCGATGTTTACAAAATAACATATGATAAATCACCTATTTATTCTTATTTTAATGTGCCAAATACAGGTAAATTGGATTTGTTAATTGAATTATTGATACAAAAAGAAGTAATTACACAATCTGAATGGGATAATAAGGTTAATAATATCTAATTAATGTCTTTTTTTATTTAATTTTTTTATAGATTAGCGACAGCTCTATTCGAGGCGATTAAATTGAGTCATAAAACTCATAGAATCTTTATTTATTTAATATTACTTTGTGGAACAATTGGAATATTATGTAGACTTTTGTTTTTTTATTCATTTAATTTTTAACTTTTTTTTATTTAAATTTTTAGGGGTGAAATGCATGACTGAAAAAATAAAACGTGATAATTATCAAGATGTAATTGAAAGAACGTTACTATATGTTTTTAAAAATGGAAAACTACCAAGCTACGCATCAATTAATGGAAAAAAGATACTTAAAAAAGACATACAAGACGCACTCACAAGAAGCAATAATTATTTTAAAAAGAATGGCAAATGTGCCGGTAATGTTAATATGGTTTTACAAGACTCAACTCCAGTATCAACAAATCCAATTAAAACAGAATTACTAAAAACAATAGAAAAAGCAGTAAATGGCACATTCAAAACAGCAACACAATTCTACAACCTTGTAAAAGCTAATGAAAAATATGACCATTACAGCAATGACATATATCCGCAAGGAAAGGCATTAACACGTTTAATTAATAATCAAGGGCTTAACTGTGCAGATTTTGCACAAATAGGACATGCCTCTATATTTGAATTAAATAAAGTTTATAGAACTAAATATCAAGTTGATTATGTTCATGTAGCCTGTAAATCCAGTTCAGGACAATATAACATAGGACATATTGTTTTACGTGTTAAAGGTGAAGAGTTTAAAGATTGGACTGTTTTTGATGTTGCCGAAGCTGCGAGTGGAGGTTTGCCTATTGGACGTACAATGTGCAGTTTAGGATACAAAGTTTTAAGTTATAACGATCCTTGGCTTTTAAGCGACGACGGTAAAACATAATCAACATTATTTTTTTTACTGTTTAGCATGTTTTTAGTATACTACTTTACTTGAGTACACTATTTTTTTTACTTTACTTAAATACACAACTTTACCTTTTTTTTAAACTATTGAGGTGATTCTTTTTGACAGATGATCTATTTGAATTAGATATTCCAGACATGGAACCTACTGAAAAAATTGATAAAAAATTTAAAAAACCAATTAAAATCGCTTTAATTGGGGATATACATATAGGAAGCCCAAACTGGCTAAAACAGTTTACATATGATACTTTTGAAATGATAAAAAATAGTAAAAATATGTACTGGATTGGAATGGGGGACTATATGGAATTTGCAACTCCACACTCAGTAGGTTCTGGGTGGGTAGAACAGATATTAACTCCTGATGAACAAAAAATAACTACAAAATATCTGTTTAGAAAAGTTAAAAGTAAATGTTTGGGATTGCATCATGGAAACCATGATGACAGAAGCAAAAAACCAGTTGGAATCACCGAAACATTACATCTGGCAGACGATTTAAAAGTACCTTGGCTTGATGAAGTTTGTACTTTCAATTTACAATTACCAAATAAGGAATATTCTTTAACTACTACCCATGGAGTTTCGGCTTCAACATTACCCCATACGAAGCTTAGAGTAGTTTATGATATGGCTAAGACTTGGAATGATGATATTTTAGCACATGCACACATGCATACGCTCCAAACAAAAGCAGCAGATTATTACCATCGAGGAATTCAAAAAACAAGATTATTGGCTTTAAGCGGTAGCTTCATGAGATATGGAGGCTACGCTAAAAAGAAATTATATCCCCCAGAAACCGCGGGATTTCCAGTTTTACATCTATCTGATTCTAATATGCATTTTACAGAACACCGTTATAATTTTGAAAAATATTCTCAAGATAAAGAGTGATTTTTATGAAATGCAAACGCTGTAAAAGTCCTGTTTATTTGTATTATGAAACTGAACAGGATTATTTCTATCATTGTAATAACTGTTTACGCTTAACAGTAAAGGAGAAATTGATATGGACAATAAAACGTTTTGTGAAGAGGATAATGAAGAAATAAACACAGGATATGGTATGGGTAAATCAGAGGCACGGCACATACTAAAAATCAGTAAATCAAGGTATACCACATCAGAAGTATTGAATAGGCATGATGTCAGTACAGCAAGAAAAGTATTAGGTGAGTAAATGCAATTTCAGTTAGATATTCTTAAAAGAATATTAAATGATGAATTCGACGATTACACAATCACATTCATTAATAAACGATGTAAACTTCCAACAGCTTATATTTATCCTGCTAGAAACGAGATTGTAATTGTAGGAAATAAACCCAGTTTGATTAGATATGCTTTAGCTGATTTAATTTATCATGAGATTGCAGAATCTGAATTTTACGATGAACAGCCAGATTTTAAAGGAGATAGCCATAACCACCCTGATTTTATGTCTAAAGAATTTGAATTGAAAGGTAAAATTATAACTGTTATTGAAGAGGAGCATGATTAAAATGTCAGTTAAATGTCCTGAATGTAAATCTAGTAACGTTGAAGACGTTAGTTACGACAGTCATTATCTTGTAATGTATTTCCGGTGTAACGATTGTAAATATCAATTTCACGAACCAATAGATTTAGATTAATTTGTATTCTTTTTTAGATCATAAATTCTAGATATTCCTTTTTGGATTCTATTTTTTTTAATATATATGTAATACTTTTAAAAACTATTATATTATAATATAACCATAACAAATACGTAACGGCTACATAACCAAACCTTTTATGGGAAAAGATTTAGAAAATGCCATTAAAACACTCTTAAAAATAAATTGAAGCTTTTATTAATAAAGTCCTGAAAATGATTGAAGATGGCTAATTGATAAATTTTGATGTCTATTTATAGAATAGCATCCATAAAAAGTTGTTTTTAAAATTTAAATGCCAAAAAATTCTTTGGGATGCCATCAAAAAGTTTTTTCATATTTATACCATTATCCAAAGGGATTAAATAATTAACTTAAACTATGGCTTTCTTTCCAGTTTCATAATCATTTAAAATTCTAGTTTTATATATTGAATATCCTGCAAAGATGAAATTGACAACAGAAAGCAGGATAAATAGTAAACTATCTGAAAATGAAGCATCACGTATATAAACGGTTCCTGTTACCAACTGGATAAATGCTAAAAAAAGCCATATTACTCCAAAGGCATAACTTGCAATAGAATTCCTTGATGTATATATCAAGATTGAGAAAAATATCAGAAGCCCACCGCAAAATGGCGATGCGAATGCCAGGTTAACAATGCCTCATATGACCAGAGAAATTGCTATTCTTTTTGGCCATGCTTCTTTTTCAGATGTAATGTGTATTTTCTTTAATTCGTTAGGTTTTATATCTTCTTTTTGAAGTTTCACCCCGCATTCTTGGCAGAAATTTGCATTTTTATTTTTAACAATTGCTCCACATTTTTTGCACTTTACCAGTTGAATAGAATAATATTCTTCTTTTGTTAACTCTTTAAACCATGACCCACAGTGTTTACATATTCTATCATATTTTTGAATTTTTTTACCACATTCAGGACATATCGCTGATTTTTCTTTCATCATGCTATTTCCTAACTTCATTTAATTAAAGAGTAGTTATGGAATAATTCCATATTATATTTTTCCAAATACGTAATGGAAATATCTTTAAATCTAAATTAAAGTATATAACTTATCTCAAAAATTC
This window encodes:
- a CDS encoding metallophosphoesterase, with amino-acid sequence MTDDLFELDIPDMEPTEKIDKKFKKPIKIALIGDIHIGSPNWLKQFTYDTFEMIKNSKNMYWIGMGDYMEFATPHSVGSGWVEQILTPDEQKITTKYLFRKVKSKCLGLHHGNHDDRSKKPVGITETLHLADDLKVPWLDEVCTFNLQLPNKEYSLTTTHGVSASTLPHTKLRVVYDMAKTWNDDILAHAHMHTLQTKAADYYHRGIQKTRLLALSGSFMRYGGYAKKKLYPPETAGFPVLHLSDSNMHFTEHRYNFEKYSQDKE
- a CDS encoding zinc ribbon domain-containing protein, with the translated sequence MMKEKSAICPECGKKIQKYDRICKHCGSWFKELTKEEYYSIQLVKCKKCGAIVKNKNANFCQECGVKLQKEDIKPNELKKIHITSEKEAWPKRIAISLVI